The Pseudophryne corroboree isolate aPseCor3 unplaced genomic scaffold, aPseCor3.hap2 scaffold_2268, whole genome shotgun sequence region TAGCTATGTctggtctgtgtcaccctgcagggggaggagcAGTCACTATGTATTATAGCTATGTCTGTATCgccctacagggggaggggcagTCACCATGTGTTATAACTATGTCTGGTCTgtatcaccctgcagggggaggagcAGTCACAATGTATTATAGCTATGTCTGGTCTgtatcaccctgcagggggaggagcAGTCACCATGTATTATAGCTATGTctggtctgtgtcaccctgcagggggaggagcAGTCACCATGTGTTATAGCTATGTctggtctgtgtcaccctgcagggggaggagcAGTCACCATGTGTTATAGCTATGTctggtctgtgtcaccctgcagggggaggagcAGTCACCATGTGTTATAGCTATGTctggtctgtgtcaccctgcagggggaaggaCAAGCTACGGCTTTAGTGGGTGGGTGATGTGACTCTGGTACTTACCACACACCTGACATTCCATGATAGTGTTCCTGATGAGAGACATTTCTTTTACCTGTCCACAAAGAGACAAATGTAACTGAGCTGTGACTCCccctgatccctgtgactccccctgatccctgtgactccccctgatccctgtgactcccccggatccctgtgactccccctgatccctgtgactcccccggatcccctgtgactccccctgatccctgtgactccccctgatccctgtgactccccctgatccctgtgactccccctgatccctgtgactcccccggatCCCCTGTGACTCGccctgatccctgtgactcccccggatccctgtgactcccccggatccctgtgactcccccggatccctgtgactcccccggatccctgtgactcccccggatccctgtgactcccccggatccctgtgactccccctgatccctgtgactcccccggatccctgtgactccccctgatccctgtgactccccctgatccctgtgactcccccggatccctgtgactcccccggatccctgtgactcccccggatccctgtgactcccccggatccctgtgactcccccggatccctgtgactccccctgatccctgtgactcccccggatccctgtgactcccccggatccctgtgactcccccggatccctgtgactcccccggatccctgtgactccccctgatccctgtgactcccccggatccctgtgactcccccggatccctgtgactccccctgatccctgtgactcccccggatccctgtgactccccctgatccctgtgactcccccggatccctgtgactcccccggatccctgtgactccctctgatccctgtgactccctctgatccctgtgactccctctgatccctgtgactcccccggatccctgtgactccctctgatccctgtgactccccctgatccctgtgactcccccggatccctgtgactccctctgatccctgtgactcccccggatccctgtgactcccccggatccctgtgactccccctgatccctgtgactcccccggatccctgtgactccccctgatccctgtgactcccccggatccctgtgactcccccggatccctgtgactcccccggatccctgtgactccctctgatccctgtgactccctctgatccctgtgactccccctgatccctgtgactccctctgatccctgtgactcccccggatccctgtgactccccctgatccctgtgactccccctgatccctgtgactccccctgatccctgtgactccccggatccctgtgactccccctgatccctgtgactccccctgatccctgtgactccccctgatccctgtgactccccctgatccctgtgactcccccggatccctgtgactcccccggatccctgtgactcccccggatccctgtgactccccctgatccctgtgactcccccggatccctgtgactcccccggatccctgtgactccccctgatccctgtgactccccctgatccctgtgactcccccggatccctgtgactccccctgatccctgtgactcccccggatccctgtgactcccccggatccctgtgactccctctgatccctgtgactccctctgatccctgtgactccctctgatccctgtgactcccccggatccctgtgactccctctgatccctgtgactccccctgatccctgtgactcccccggatccctgtgactccccctgatccctgtgactccccctgatccctgtgactcccccggatccctgtgactccccctgatccctgtgactcccccggatccctgtgactccctctgatccctgtgactcccccggatccctgtgactcccccggatccctgtgactccctctgatccctgtgactccctctgatccctgtgactcccccggatccctgtgactccctctgatccctgtgactccccctgatccctgtgactcccccggatccctgtgactccctctgatccctgtgactcccccggatccctgtgactcccccggatccctgtgactccccctgatccctgtgactcccccggatccctgtgactccccctgatccctgtgactccccctgatccctgtgactcccccggatCCCTCTGACTCCCTCTGATCCCCGTGACTCCCtcggatccctgtgactccccctgatccctgtgactccctctgatccctgtgactccctctgatccctgtgactccccctgatccctgtgactccctctgatccctgtgactcccccggatccctgtgactccctctgatccctgtgactccctctgatccctgtgactcccccggatccctgtgactccctctgatccctgtgactcccccggatccctgtgactccctctgatccctgtgactccctctgatccctgtgactcccccggatccctgtgactccctctgatccctgtgactcccccggatccctgtgactccctctgATCCCCGTGACTCCCTCTGATCCCCGTGACTCCCCCTGATCCCCGTGACTCCCCCTGATCCCCGTGACTCCCCCTGATCCCCGTGACTCCctctgatccctgtgactccctctgatccctgtgactcccccggatCCCCGTGACTCCCTCTGATCCCCGTGACTCCccctgatccctgtgactcccccggatccctgtgactccctctgatccctgtgactccctctgatccctgtgacacccccggatccctgtgactcccccggatccctgtgactccccctgatccctgtgattcccccggatccctgtgactccccctgatccctgtgactcccccggatccctgtgactccccctgatccctgtgactcccccggatccctgtgactcccccggatccctgtgactccccctgattcctgtgactcccccggatccctgtgactccccctgatccctgtgactcccccggatccctgtgactccccctgattcctgtgactcccccggatccctgtgactccctctgatccctgtgactccctctgatccctgtgactcccccggatccctgtgactccctctgatccctgtgactccccctgatccctgtgactcccccggatccctgtgactccctcggatccctgtgactcccccggatccctgtgactcccccggatccctgtgactccccctgatccctgtgactcccccggatccctgtgactccccctgatccctgtgactccccctgatCCCCGTGACTCCCCCGGATCCCCGTGACTCCCTCTGATCCCCGTGACTCCCTCGGATCCCCGTGACTCCCCCTGATCCCCGTGACTCCctctgatccctgtgactccctctgatccctgtgactcccccggatccctgtgactccccctgatccctgtgactccccctgatccctgtgactcccccggatccctgtgactcccccggatccctgtgactccccctgatccctgtgactccccctgatccctgtgactccccctgatccctgtgactcccccggatccctgtgactcccccggatccctgtgactcccccggatccctgtgactcccccggatccctgtgactccccctgatccctgtgactccccctgatccctgtgactcccccggatccctgtgactccccctgatccctgtgactcccccggatccctgtgactcccccggatccctgtgactcccccggatccctgtgactcccccggatccctgtgactccctctgatccctgtgactccctctgatccctgtgactccctctgatccctgtgactcccccggatccctgtgactccctctgatccctgtgactccccctgatccctgtgactcccccggatccctgtgactccctctgatccctgtatctcccccggatccctgtgactccctctgatccctgtgactccctctgatccctgtgactccctctgatccctgtgactcccccggatccctgtgactccctctgatccctgtgaccccccctgatccctgtgactcccccggatccctgtgactccctctgatccctgtgactccccctgatccctgtgactcccccggatccctgtgactccccctgatccctgtgactcccccggatccctgtgactccccctgatccctgtgactccccctgatccctgtgactcccccggatccctgtgactccctctgatccctgtgactccctcggatccctgtgactccccctgatccctgtgactccctctgatccctgtgactccctctgatccctgtgactccccctgatccctgtgactccctctgatccctgtgactcccccggatccctgtgactccctctgatccctgtgactccctctgatccctgtgactccctctgatccctgtgactcccccggatccctgtgactccctctgatccctgtgactcccccggatccctgtgactccctcggatccctgtgactccctcggatccctgtgactccccctgatCCCCGTGACTCCCTCTGATCCCCGTGACTCCCCCTGATCCCCGTGACTCCccctgatccctgtgactccctctgatccctgtgactccctctgatccctgtgactcccccggatccctgtgactccctctgatccctgtgactccccctgatccctgtgactcccccggttccctgtgactccctctgatccctgtgactccctctgatccctgtgactcccccggatccctgtgactcccccggatccctgtgactcccccggatccctgtgactcccccggatccctgtgactcccccggatccctgtgactcccccggatCCCTGTGATTCCCCCGGATCCCTGTGAATCCCCTggatccctgtgactccctccCGGTGCCTGTGACTCCCCCTGATCTCTGTGACTTCCCCTGATCTCTGTGACTTCCTCCCGATCCCTGTGACTCCACCCGATCCCTGTGACTCCACCCGATCCCTGTGACTCCACCTGATCCCTGTGACTCCACCTGATCCCTGTGACTTCCTCCCGATCCCTGTGACTCCacctgatccctgtgactccctctgATCCCTGTGACTTCCTCCCGATCCCTGTGACTCCACCTGATCCCTGTGACTCCACCTGATCCCTGTGACTCCACCTGATCCCTGTGACTCACacctgatccctgtgactcccctggatccctgtgactccctccCAATTCCTGTGACTCCCTCCCGGTGCCTGTGACTCCCCCTGATCTCTGTGACTTCCTCCCGATCCCTGTGACTCCACCCGATCCCTGTGACTCCACCCGATCCCTGTGACTTCCTCCCGATCCCTGTGACTCCACCTGATCCCTGTGACTCCACCTGATCCCTGTGACTCCACCTGATCCCTGTGACTTCCACCCGATCCCTGTGACTCCACCTGATCCCTGTGACTCCACCTGATCCCTGTGACTCCACCTGATCCCTGTGACTCCACCTGATCCCTGTGACTCCACCCGATCCCTGTGACTCCCTCCCGATTCCTGTGACTCCCTCCCGATTCCTGTGACTCCACCTGATCCCTGTGACTCCACCTGATCCCTGTGACTCCACCTGATCCCTGTGACTTCCTCCCGATCCCTGTGACTCCACCTGATCCCTATGACTCCccctgatccctgtgactcccctggatccctgtgactccctccCGATTCCTGTGACTCCCTCCCGGTGCCTGTGACTCCCCCTGATCTCTGTGACTCCCCCGATCCCTGTGACTCCCCTggatccctgtgactccctccCGGTGCCTGTGACTCCCTCCCGGTGCCTGTGACTCCCCCTGATCCCTGTGATTCCCCTggatccctgtgactccctccCGATCCCTTTGACTCTCCCGGGTCCCAGTGACTCCCCCTGATCTCTGTGACTCCCCCGATCCCTGTGACTCCCtcctgatccctgtgactccctctCAATCCCTGTGCTTCCCTATGATCGCTTTGACTCCCCCTGATCCCCTCCTGATCCCTGTGAATCCACCTGAAACCCTGTGACTCCCCTGGATCCCTGTGACTTCCTCCAgatccctgtgactccctctgATCCCTGTGACTTCCTCCCGATCCCTGTGACTCCacctgatccctgtgactcccctggatccctgtgactccctccCGATCCCTGTGACTCCACCTGATCCCTGTGACTTCACCTGATCCCTGTGACTCCACCTGATCCCTGTGACTCCACCTGATCCCTGTGACTTCACCTGATCCCTGTGACTTCCTCCCGATCCCTGTGACTTCCTCCCGATCCCTGTGACTCCacctgatccctgtgactccctctgATCCCTGTGACTTCCTCCCGATCCCTGTGACTCCACCTGATCCCTGTGACTCCacctgatccctgtgactccctctgatccctgtgactccacctgatccctgtgactccctccCGATCCCTGTGACTACctctgatccctgtgactccctcccgatccctgtgactccctcccgatccctgtgactccctcccgatccctgtgactccctctgatccctgtgactccctctgATCCCTGTGACTCGCTCccgatccctgtgactccccctgatCCCCGTGACTCCCCCTGATCCCCGTGACTCCCCCTGATCCCCGTGACTCCCTCTGATGCCTGTGACTCCccctgatccctgtgactccctcccgatccctgtgactccctctgATCCCCGTGACTCCCCCTGACCCCAATGAATCCccctgatccctgtgactccctctgATCCCCGTGACTCCCCCTGATCCCTGTGACTCTCCCGGGTCCCAGTGACTCCCCCTGATCTCTGTGACTCCCCCGA contains the following coding sequences:
- the LOC135009414 gene encoding PE-PGRS family protein PE_PGRS16-like codes for the protein MSLQGESRGSEGVTGIRGSHGDPGESRGSGGVTGIRGSHRDPGESQGSGGSHRDPGESQGSGGVTGIGSEGVTGIRGSHRDPGESQGSGGVTGIRGSHGDPGESQGSEGVTGI